One region of Culex pipiens pallens isolate TS chromosome 2, TS_CPP_V2, whole genome shotgun sequence genomic DNA includes:
- the LOC120419170 gene encoding cytochrome c oxidase assembly factor 5 — translation MMRYEGTQQLADETACARVRADLKMCLLQSDCCKKEHKLPRECLSRTDGSVPDECHALRNTFFECKRSLLDNRQRFRGRKGY, via the exons ATGATGCGCTACGAGGGAACCCAGCAGCTGGCGGACGAAACGGCCTGTGCCCGGGTGCGGGCCGATCTGAAAATGTGCCTGCTGCAGAGCGATTGCTGCAAGAAG GAACACAAACTTCCCCGGGAGTGTCTGAGCCGAACGGACGGGTCGGTTCCGGACGAGTGTCACGCGCTGCGGAACACCTTCTTCGAGTGCAAGCGGTCGCTG CTGGATAATCGGCAGCGTTTCCGAGGACGAAAGGGATACTGA
- the LOC120419169 gene encoding probable cysteine--tRNA ligase, mitochondrial: MRMTMLPNLRHIRQFCSRSRLRESPQQIRIFSCKDRAKVPLQLASDPSSFASFYTCGPTVYDSAHIGHASCYVRLDIVQRILRDHFRLRLVSAMNITDIDDKIIKRAGEDGRSWQDVSRRYEQEFWGDLQRLNVRLPDIRLRVTDHIPAIVSFVDTLIREGFAYKSSDQSVYFETSRYSQYGKLQNIPAAEESASEGKKSAADFALWKAAKPGEPSWESPFGPGRPGWHIECSTLATQIFGKRLDFHAGGLDLRFPHHENEEAQSCCYHGVQDWVQHWIHTGQLHLEGQTAKMSKSLKNTISIGELLERSSADEFRMLCLLSHYRSAIEFGDQSMTVATNVLRKFHSFFDDSKAYVGGVKPATAIDSGDLQKTLQEIDLKIDEFLRNDFNTASAITSLGDLASVVHKSINQKPPEAVQASESGTVQAVTNYIRDKLNLFGLESFSQSSKSGTNSKGPDITGQIIDSVVKIRNSVRGQAIESKDRRLFAVCDQMRDQLKQAGVEVKDHGRNSSWSFAKR; the protein is encoded by the exons ATGAGAATG ACCATGCTGCCAAACCTGCGCCACATCCGGCAGTTCTGCTCGCGTTCACGCCTTCGCGAGTCACCACAGCAAATCCGCATTTTCTCATGCAAAGACCGCGCCAAAGTCCCACTCCAACTCGCCAGTGATCCCTCCTCCTTCGCATCGTTCTACACGTGCGGCCCCACCGTGTACGATTCGGCCCACATTGGCCACGCCAGCTGCTACGTCCGGCTGGACATTGTGCAGCGGATTTTGCGGGACCACTTCCGGTTGCGGCTGGTGAGTGCCATGAACATTACGGACATCGACGACAAGATCATCAAGCGAGCTGGTGAGGATGGCCGGTCCTGGCAGGACGTTTCCCGACGTTACGAGCAGGAGTTTTGGGGTGACCTGCAGCGGTTGAACGTGCGGCTGCCGGACATCCGGTTGCGAGTGACCGATCACATTCCGGCGATTGTGAGCTTCGTGGATACGTTGATTCGGGAGGGGTTTGCGTACAAATCGAGTGATCAGTCGGTTTACTTTGAGACTTCGAGGTATTCTCAGTACGGGAAGTTGCAGAACATTCCGGCGGCAGAGGAATCTGCGAGCGAGGGTAAGAAGAGTGCGGCAGATTTTGCCCTCTGGAAGGCGGCGAAGCCTGGAGAACCTTCTTGGGAATCTCCATTTGGTCCGGGTCGGCCTGGATGGCACATTGAGTGTTCAACGCTGGCCACGCAGATCTTCGGCAAACGGTTGGACTTCCACGCCGGCGGATTGGACCTCCGATTTCCGCACCACGAGAATGAAGAAGCACAGAGCTGTTGCTACCACGGAGTTCAGGATTGGGTGCAGCACTGGATTCATACCGGGCAGTTGCACCTGGAAGGTCAAACGGCCAAGATGTCCAAATCGCTGAAGAATACGATCAGCATTGGTGAGCTGCTGGAACGTTCGTCGGCGGACGAGTTCCGGATGCTGTGTCTGCTGTCGCACTACCGAAGTGCGATCGAGTTCGGCGATCAATCCATGACGGTGGCCACGAACGTGCTGCGAAAGTTCCACTCGTTCTTTGACGATTCGAAGGCTTACGTGGGTGGGGTAAAACCAGCTACCGCTATAGATTCTGGAGATCTTCAGAAAACCCTGCAAGAAATAGATCTGAAAATTGACGAGTTCCTGCGAAACGACTTCAACACTGCCAGCGCGATAACTTCCCTTGGAGATCTCGCCTCAGTCGTCCACAAATCGATCAACCAAAAACCCCCGGAAGCGGTGCAAGCTTCCGAGTCGGGAACAGTTCAAGCCGTAACCAACTACATCCGGGACAAGCTGAACCTATTTGGACTGGAATCGTTTAGCCAGAGTAGTAAGTCCGGAACCAACTCGAAAGGTCCCGACATTACTGGCCAAATTATTGACAGTGTGGTAAAGATTAGGAATTCTGTTCGAGGTCAAGCGATCGAGAGCAAAGATCGTCGATTGTTTGCCGTGTGTGACCAGATGCGGGATCAGCTGAAGCAGGCTGGAGTGGAGGTGAAGGATCATGGACGAAATTCGTCGTGGAGCTTTGCGAAGCGGTGA